One window of the Zea mays cultivar B73 chromosome 3, Zm-B73-REFERENCE-NAM-5.0, whole genome shotgun sequence genome contains the following:
- the LOC103650493 gene encoding patatin-like protein 3, translated as MASPPPDVDLGKLSYEIFSLLESKFLFGAGSVPGTPGRPGPGEDRDRGRVRVLAIDGCGPGPGDALLAAAALARLEAALRARAGDPDARVADFFDAAAGAGAGGVLAAMLLLRGDDGRARYTAADALAFVASSLGRHGGWGGGVGGGLRSRWAALFRRGERPSPLRRVFGDATLRDTVAPLLVPCYDLATAAPFLFSRADAVESDSFDFRLRDVCAATCAGGGAAAAVRSVDGRTAIAAASGGVAAMGNPTAAAITHVLHNKHEFPLAAGVDDLLVVSIGSGCSAGAAPSAGWRTPIPPRSPSPAEMVRLTAEGVADMVDQAVAMAFGHTCGRNYVRIQASCSGRKALRSLDAKKAAAAADGMLAQRNVEAELFRGRRVSEKSNREKLDAFAAELVKEQQRRARSPGLPTVVIRQARPTATATPRLSSATTASSATVRTASTVPSPASQGSYQH; from the exons ATGGCGTCGCCTCCGCCCGACGTGGACCTGGGCAAGCTCAGCTACGAGATCTTCTCGCTGCTGGAGAGCaagttcctcttcggcgccggctccgtGCCGGGCACGCCGGGGCGGCCGGGCCCCGGCGAGGACAGGGACAGGGGCAGGGTGCGGGTGCTGGCGATCGACGGGTGCGGGCCGGGCCCCGGCGACGCGCTGCTGGCGGCGGCCGCGCTGGCGAGGCTGGAGGCCGCgctgcgggcgcgcgcgggggaccCCGAcgcgcgcgtcgccgacttcttcGACGCCGCGGCCGGGGCCGGCGCCGGGGGCGTGCTGGCCGCGATGCTGCTGCTGCGGGGCGACGACGGGAGGGCGCGGTACACGGCGGCCGACGCGCTGGCGTTCGTGGCGTCCAGCCTCGGGAGGCACGGCGGGTGGGGCGGCGGCGTCGGCGGCGGGCTCCGGAGCAGGTGGGCCGCGCTGTTCCGGCGCGGGGAGAGGCCGTCGCCGCTGCGGCGCGTGTTCGGGGACGCCACGCTCAGGGACACCGTGGCGCCGCTGCTGGTCCCCTGCTACGACCTGGCCACGGCGGCGCCCTTCCTCTTCTCCCGCGCCGACGCCGTGGAGAGCGACAGCTTCGACTTCCGGCTCCGTGACGTGTGCGCCGCCACCTGCGCCGGTGGTGGTGCCGCGGCGGCCGTGCGGTCGGTGGACGGGCGCACGGCCATCGCCGCCGCGTCCGGCGGCGTCGCCGCCATGGGCAACCCCACCGCGGCCGCCATCACGCACGTGCTCCACAACAAGCACGAGTTCCCGCTCGCCGCCGGCGTCGACGACCTCCTCGTCGTCTCCATCGGCTCGGGATGCTCCGCCGGCGCCGCACCTTCCGCCGGCTGGCGCACGCCCATCCCGCcgcgctcgccgtcgcccgccgaGATGGTACGCCTCACCGCCGAGGGCGTCGCCGACATG GTCGACCAAGCGGTGGCCATGGCGTTCGGGCACACGTGCGGGCGCAACTACGTTCGCATCCAG GCGTCGTGCTCCGGGAGAAAGGCGCTGCGGTCGCTGGACGCGAAgaaggcggcagcggcggcggacgGCATGCTGGCGCAGCGGAACGTGGAGGCGGAGCTGTTCCGGGGGCGGCGGGTGTCGGAGAAGTCGAACCGGGAGAAGCTGGACGCGTTCGCGGCGGAGCTGGTGAAGGAGCAGCAGCGGCGGGCGCGCAGCCCGGGCCTGCCCACCGTGGTGATCAGGCAGGCGCGccccacggccacggccacgccGCGACTGTCGTCCGCCACCACCGCCTCCTCCGCCACCGTCCGGACCGCCTCCACCGTGCCGTCCCCGGCGTCGCAGGGCTCCTACCAGCATTAG